In Deinococcus aestuarii, the following proteins share a genomic window:
- a CDS encoding SDR family oxidoreductase, giving the protein MNLDPEHSLTGRVAVVAGATRGAGRGIAVELGARGATVLCTGRSTRTGLSDLGTAQGRPETIEETAELVTAAGGVGVPVRCDHLNEADVQALAERVRADFGGLDVLVNDVWGGERHSEWGKKAWELDLAKARALIEGGLWTHLVTGRYLIPLLRPGALIVEVTDGDGWSYRGNLIYDLAKTGVMRLAQGWAHELEGDPRGVTSVSVTPGYLRSEEMLAHFGVEETRWRDATARDPNFAESETPRFVGRAVAALAADPDKHRFNGRALASWTLMDEYGFTDVDGRKPHWGNWFREMLKGQLVTPDQV; this is encoded by the coding sequence ATGAACCTTGATCCGGAACACTCGTTGACGGGCCGCGTCGCCGTCGTCGCCGGGGCCACACGTGGAGCGGGGCGGGGCATCGCCGTCGAACTGGGGGCGAGGGGCGCGACCGTTCTGTGCACCGGACGTTCCACCCGCACGGGCCTGAGTGACCTCGGTACGGCGCAGGGCCGACCGGAGACCATCGAGGAGACGGCGGAGCTGGTCACGGCGGCGGGCGGCGTCGGCGTCCCGGTGCGCTGCGACCACCTGAACGAGGCCGACGTGCAGGCCCTCGCCGAGCGGGTGCGGGCGGACTTCGGCGGTCTCGACGTGCTCGTCAACGACGTGTGGGGCGGCGAGCGACACAGCGAATGGGGCAAGAAGGCGTGGGAACTCGATCTGGCGAAGGCCCGCGCGCTGATCGAAGGCGGGCTGTGGACCCACCTCGTCACGGGGCGGTACCTGATCCCGCTCCTGCGTCCCGGCGCCCTCATCGTGGAGGTGACCGACGGGGACGGCTGGTCCTACCGGGGCAACCTGATCTACGACCTTGCCAAGACGGGCGTGATGCGGTTGGCGCAGGGTTGGGCGCACGAGCTGGAGGGGGACCCGCGCGGCGTGACGAGCGTGAGCGTCACCCCCGGTTACCTGCGCTCGGAGGAGATGCTGGCCCACTTCGGGGTGGAGGAGACCCGCTGGCGGGACGCCACCGCCCGGGACCCCAACTTCGCCGAGTCCGAGACGCCCCGCTTCGTGGGCCGGGCCGTCGCCGCCCTCGCCGCCGACCCCGACAAACATCGCTTCAATGGCCGCGCCCTCGCCTCCTGGACGTTGATGGACGAGTACGGCTTCACGGATGTGGACGGGCGCAAGCCACACTGGGGCAACTGGTTCCGGGAGATGCTGAAGGGGCAGTTGGTGACGCCGGATCAGGTCTGA
- a CDS encoding DUF429 domain-containing protein, which produces MFHAFHRPRPRLVRPQPHGRRRHRGDAGGGRLLETALLSDDTSVLAFVETHAGDDPAIVTIDAPLTVPNVTGRRLAEAEVGAVFGRFQAAAHPTNRTRLADAAGVVRGEALTQALTARGFVHDPRIPVGLPVRRVVEVYPHPATVALFGLSRTLKYKNKGQAREVMDAAWTALYDHLAALAQADPPLTGLGAHLAVNPATLRGRALKDHEDRTDALLCAYIALYAHRWGLERSEVLGTLEGGYIFTPTLPERWNASRAVEVSS; this is translated from the coding sequence GTGTTCCATGCGTTTCATCGGCCTCGACCTCGCCTGGTCCGTCCGCAACCCCACGGGCGGCGCCGTCATCGAGGGGACGCGGGGGGCGGGCGCCTGCTGGAGACGGCCCTCCTCTCCGACGACACGAGCGTTCTCGCTTTCGTGGAGACCCACGCCGGGGACGACCCGGCTATCGTCACCATCGACGCGCCGCTCACCGTGCCCAACGTGACCGGGCGCCGCCTTGCCGAGGCGGAGGTCGGGGCGGTGTTCGGACGCTTCCAGGCGGCGGCCCACCCCACGAACAGAACGCGGCTGGCCGACGCGGCGGGAGTCGTTCGGGGTGAGGCGCTGACGCAGGCGCTTACGGCGCGCGGCTTCGTTCACGATCCCAGAATCCCTGTCGGGTTGCCCGTCCGCCGCGTGGTCGAGGTCTACCCCCACCCGGCAACGGTCGCGCTCTTCGGGCTCAGCCGCACCCTGAAATACAAGAACAAGGGGCAAGCGCGCGAGGTCATGGACGCTGCCTGGACTGCCCTTTACGACCACCTCGCCGCGCTGGCCCAGGCCGACCCACCGCTGACAGGTCTAGGCGCCCACCTCGCCGTGAACCCCGCCACCCTGCGTGGCCGCGCCCTCAAGGACCACGAAGACCGCACCGACGCCCTCCTCTGCGCCTACATCGCCCTGTACGCCCACCGCTGGGGGCTGGAACGGAGCGAGGTGCTGGGTACGCTGGAGGGCGGCTACATCTTCACGCCGACCCTGCCCGAAAGGTGGAACGCCTCGCGCGCCGTGGAAGTGTCCTCGTGA
- a CDS encoding YdeI/OmpD-associated family protein, which produces MTLPDDAFEPDSRAEWRTWLEANAQTEKGVWLVLRKKSAGPVNLSGDDAVEEALCFGWIDSKPRRLDGARSMLYIAPRKPGSGWSAVNKARVERMRAAGLMTPAGQAKIDAAVRDGSWTLLDAVDALEVPPDLEAALADEGAREPWDAFPRSARRGILEWIAQAKTAATREKRVRETATLAARGERANQWRRGAR; this is translated from the coding sequence GTGACCCTGCCCGACGATGCCTTCGAGCCGGACTCCCGCGCAGAGTGGCGAACGTGGCTGGAGGCGAACGCCCAGACCGAAAAAGGCGTGTGGCTCGTGCTGCGCAAGAAGTCGGCGGGCCCAGTCAACCTGAGCGGGGACGACGCGGTGGAGGAGGCCCTGTGCTTCGGCTGGATCGACTCCAAGCCGCGCAGGCTCGACGGGGCACGCTCCATGCTGTATATCGCCCCCCGCAAGCCCGGCAGCGGTTGGAGTGCCGTCAATAAAGCCCGGGTGGAACGGATGCGGGCGGCGGGCCTGATGACCCCGGCAGGGCAGGCGAAGATCGACGCGGCGGTGCGGGACGGCTCGTGGACCCTCCTCGACGCGGTGGACGCGCTGGAGGTGCCGCCCGATCTGGAGGCAGCGCTGGCAGACGAAGGCGCACGCGAGCCATGGGACGCCTTCCCCCGCAGCGCGAGGCGGGGCATCCTCGAGTGGATCGCGCAGGCCAAGACCGCCGCCACCCGCGAGAAACGGGTGCGCGAGACGGCGACTCTCGCGGCCCGGGGCGAACGGGCGAACCAGTGGCGCCGGGGGGCACGGTGA
- a CDS encoding cupin domain-containing protein produces the protein MTAEEIIRLLGLEPHPEGGHYVQIHSDAREVDGRPVCTTISFLLRAGEVSHWHRVDATEVWCHHAGAALELAVWEGGEVRRLRLGSDLAGGERPQGIVPAHVWQSARSLGEWSLVGCVVAPGFRFGGFELAPPGWNPPV, from the coding sequence GTGACCGCCGAGGAAATCATCCGCCTGCTGGGCCTGGAACCGCACCCGGAGGGCGGGCACTACGTCCAGATTCACTCGGACGCGCGGGAGGTGGACGGGCGGCCCGTGTGCACCACCATCTCCTTCCTGCTGCGGGCGGGCGAGGTCTCGCACTGGCACCGGGTGGACGCGACCGAAGTTTGGTGCCACCATGCGGGGGCGGCGCTAGAGCTGGCGGTCTGGGAGGGAGGCGAGGTTCGCCGTCTGCGGCTGGGGTCCGACCTCGCGGGCGGTGAGCGGCCCCAGGGCATCGTGCCTGCCCACGTCTGGCAGAGCGCGCGGTCCCTGGGCGAATGGAGCCTGGTGGGCTGCGTGGTGGCGCCGGGGTTCCGCTTCGGCGGCTTCGAGCTGGCCCCGCCCGGTTGGAATCCGCCCGTCTGA
- a CDS encoding aldo/keto reductase family protein → MEYRNLGKSGLKVSEVSLGGWVTFGQTVNDQSMVRDIVMKAYEEGVNFFDQADVYARGKSEELMGATLRELPRHTLVISSKVFWPMSDDVNDRGLSRKHILESIDKTLKRLGTDYLDIYFAHRYDETVPMEEIVMAFDQVVRSGRAMYWGTSMWPAARIAQAVEFARAHGLHAPVTEQPEYSMLRRDRVEKEILPYTEEAGVGLVVWSPLAMGLLTGKYDQGRPEGARLSDNENWGKNFLTEENIQKVRDLKSVADGLGITRAQLALAWILRQKGVSSVITGATRVEQIEETVRAAGVKLDADVLGRIDDILTR, encoded by the coding sequence ATGGAATACCGCAACCTCGGCAAGAGCGGCCTCAAGGTGTCGGAGGTCTCCTTAGGCGGCTGGGTCACCTTCGGGCAGACCGTCAACGACCAGAGCATGGTGCGCGACATCGTGATGAAGGCCTACGAGGAGGGCGTGAACTTCTTCGACCAGGCCGACGTGTATGCCCGGGGCAAGTCCGAGGAACTGATGGGCGCCACGTTGCGCGAGCTGCCTCGCCACACGCTCGTCATCTCCTCCAAGGTCTTCTGGCCGATGAGCGACGACGTGAACGACCGGGGCCTCTCGCGCAAGCACATCCTGGAGAGCATCGACAAGACACTGAAAAGGCTCGGCACCGACTACCTCGACATCTACTTCGCCCACCGCTACGACGAGACGGTCCCGATGGAGGAGATCGTGATGGCCTTCGATCAGGTCGTCAGAAGTGGCCGCGCGATGTATTGGGGCACCTCCATGTGGCCCGCCGCGCGCATCGCCCAGGCGGTCGAGTTCGCCAGGGCGCACGGCCTGCACGCCCCCGTCACCGAGCAGCCCGAATACTCCATGCTGCGCCGCGACCGGGTGGAAAAGGAAATCCTGCCCTATACCGAGGAGGCGGGGGTCGGCCTCGTCGTGTGGAGCCCGCTGGCGATGGGCCTGCTGACCGGCAAGTACGACCAGGGCCGTCCCGAGGGTGCGCGCCTGAGCGACAACGAGAACTGGGGCAAGAACTTCCTGACCGAAGAGAACATCCAGAAGGTCCGCGACCTCAAGTCCGTCGCCGACGGCCTGGGCATCACCCGGGCGCAGCTCGCCCTCGCCTGGATTCTGCGCCAGAAGGGCGTGAGCAGCGTCATCACCGGCGCCACCCGCGTCGAGCAGATCGAGGAGACGGTGAGGGCGGCGGGCGTGAAGCTCGACGCGGACGTGCTGGGCCGGATCGACGACATCCTGACGCGCTGA
- a CDS encoding ABC transporter ATP-binding protein, which yields MAAIETRELRKVYRGRAVVDGLSLTVGEGEVFGFLGPNGAGKSTTVKMLLGLVHPTGGEVRVLGGRPSDPAVRARLGFLPEQFRFQTWMTAQEFLRFHGRLAGLRADEVQARVPQVLETVGLGGRGGEAMSGYSKGMLQRAGLAAAILARPRLVFLDEPTSALDPIGRVEVREIIERLKAEGVAVFLNSHLLSEVEQVCDRVAFVKAGRVLRQGTMRDLQGGVLPVDLRVDHLSPGLLSALGEIGEVRHVDTNTPGRADVEVWLGREEALPALADAVHAHRARLYALSPRRPDLETLFLELIEDTPEAARAPRTPEAARA from the coding sequence ATGGCGGCCATCGAGACGCGGGAACTGCGCAAGGTCTACCGGGGGCGGGCGGTCGTGGACGGCCTGAGCCTCACGGTGGGCGAGGGGGAGGTCTTCGGCTTCCTGGGCCCCAACGGGGCGGGCAAGAGCACGACCGTCAAGATGCTCCTCGGCCTCGTCCACCCCACGGGCGGCGAGGTGCGGGTCCTCGGCGGTCGGCCCTCCGACCCGGCGGTGCGCGCCCGGCTGGGGTTCTTGCCCGAGCAGTTCCGCTTTCAGACCTGGATGACTGCCCAGGAATTCCTGCGCTTCCACGGGCGGCTCGCCGGGTTGAGGGCCGACGAGGTTCAGGCCCGCGTGCCGCAGGTGCTCGAAACGGTGGGGCTGGGTGGGCGCGGCGGCGAGGCGATGAGCGGCTACTCGAAGGGGATGCTCCAGCGCGCGGGCCTCGCGGCGGCGATCCTGGCCCGGCCCCGCCTCGTTTTTCTGGACGAGCCGACGAGCGCGCTCGACCCCATCGGGCGCGTCGAGGTGCGCGAGATCATCGAGCGCCTCAAGGCCGAGGGCGTGGCTGTCTTCCTGAACTCACACCTGCTGTCGGAGGTCGAGCAGGTGTGCGACCGGGTGGCGTTCGTCAAGGCCGGGCGGGTGCTGCGTCAGGGCACGATGCGCGACCTTCAGGGCGGCGTCCTCCCCGTGGACCTGCGGGTGGACCACCTCTCGCCGGGGCTGCTGAGCGCGCTGGGGGAGATCGGCGAGGTGCGGCACGTCGACACGAACACCCCGGGCCGCGCGGACGTGGAGGTGTGGCTGGGGCGGGAGGAGGCGTTGCCCGCCCTCGCGGACGCCGTTCACGCCCACCGCGCCCGGCTCTACGCGCTCAGCCCCCGCCGCCCCGACCTGGAGACCCTGTTCCTCGAACTCATCGAGGACACGCCGGAGGCCGCCCGCGCCCCCCGCACCCCGGAGGCGGCCCGTGCGTAA
- a CDS encoding ABC transporter permease, translating into MRNALLIAELSLREAVRKRLVIVLLLLTAAFVGFYLYGIVRLEQTLDQRAFELGLDGRSVYGAANAPVMYATLFGMYLVFFLGSLMAVLSTVGAVSGDVESGVMQSVIARPITRAQLVFGRWVGFTLVNVGYVALISGALLWGIRLITGFVPPAPLPAVGLILLAIALITALTVLGSTLFTTLANGIGVFVLYGVGFAGGILGTIGSFADSPTLTSLGRLANTLMPTNSLWLGASYHLQPEVLRQLGQAARGANPFFGSEPLAPGLIVWACALAVLAVAAGMWHFSRRDL; encoded by the coding sequence GTGCGTAACGCCCTCTTGATCGCCGAACTCAGCCTGCGCGAGGCGGTGCGCAAACGGCTGGTGATCGTGCTGCTGCTCCTCACCGCCGCCTTCGTGGGCTTCTACCTCTACGGCATCGTGCGGCTGGAGCAGACCCTCGACCAGCGGGCCTTTGAGCTCGGCCTCGACGGTCGCAGCGTGTACGGGGCGGCAAACGCGCCCGTCATGTACGCCACGCTGTTCGGGATGTACCTCGTCTTTTTCCTGGGGTCGCTGATGGCCGTGCTCTCCACCGTGGGGGCGGTCAGCGGTGACGTGGAGAGCGGCGTCATGCAGAGCGTGATCGCGCGGCCCATCACCCGGGCGCAGCTCGTGTTCGGGCGCTGGGTGGGCTTCACGCTGGTGAACGTGGGGTACGTCGCCCTGATCAGCGGGGCGCTGCTGTGGGGCATCCGGCTCATCACGGGCTTCGTGCCGCCCGCGCCGCTGCCCGCCGTGGGGCTGATCCTGCTCGCCATCGCCCTGATCACGGCGCTGACGGTGCTGGGAAGCACCCTCTTCACCACCCTGGCGAACGGCATCGGCGTGTTCGTGCTGTACGGGGTGGGCTTCGCGGGGGGCATCCTGGGCACCATCGGCTCGTTCGCGGACAGCCCGACGCTGACGTCCCTCGGGCGCCTCGCCAACACGCTGATGCCCACCAACTCGCTGTGGCTGGGCGCGAGCTACCACCTCCAGCCCGAGGTGCTGCGGCAACTGGGGCAGGCGGCGCGGGGAGCCAACCCCTTTTTCGGAAGCGAGCCCCTCGCGCCGGGATTGATCGTGTGGGCGTGCGCCCTCGCCGTGCTGGCGGTGGCCGCCGGGATGTGGCACTTCAGCCGCCGGGACCTCTAG
- a CDS encoding amylo-alpha-1,6-glucosidase: MLTTRTVLKENDLYLVGNRHYQAVGEEGGLYRRDTRFLSRYAWRLDGQPPQHLVLHERWPFWLHEQAANANVGYTMRVGITRDLTVTGTEVRDHLRVTLYEPGTHRLTLELGADFLDMFEVRGWPKGLGPREVVTRALPGGVEFSYTAGDGLRCRTLVQASPTPSWDGQALIWEIEGNTDIQVSVFPLQGDEEPTPGDPEALAREYAALRPPVTLPNPLDAQIVERSVQDLRSLSFHTDFGPFPAAGLPWFVAPFGRDSLIIALLVHEQHPDLAVTVARFLAAQQGRKHDPVTLEEPGKIMHEQRVGELTRLGRTPHRPYYATADATPLFVWLVGELSQKRPDLARELRPNWEAALEWLTTLGDPDGDGLIEYTPDPNGITNAVWKDSGDSTFTEDGVDVSGHVAVIEVQGYAYAAYLAAARMYRELGEPERAAEWEERAQTLRETFQRAFWWPERGSYVHGLNGDKRPLRVLVSNPAHTLWTGIIPPEYAEQVARTALGEELWSGWGIRTLGVNEPRYNPVSYHNGSVWPHDTAVAALGMARYGLHAQARQVTRALFDAARWAPDHRLSELFAGFPREDGPPVPYPAACHPQGWDAAIPLALAHLLAEPVEREAAGVTVL, translated from the coding sequence ATGCTGACCACCCGCACCGTCCTCAAGGAAAACGACCTCTACCTTGTCGGCAACCGCCATTACCAAGCCGTCGGCGAGGAGGGGGGCTTATACCGCCGCGACACCCGCTTTCTCTCCCGCTACGCCTGGCGGCTGGACGGCCAGCCCCCGCAACACCTCGTCCTGCACGAACGCTGGCCCTTCTGGCTGCACGAGCAGGCGGCGAACGCGAACGTCGGCTACACCATGCGCGTCGGCATCACCCGCGACCTCACCGTCACCGGGACCGAGGTACGCGACCACCTGCGGGTGACCCTCTACGAGCCCGGCACCCACCGCCTCACCCTCGAACTCGGCGCCGACTTCCTCGACATGTTCGAGGTGCGGGGGTGGCCTAAAGGGTTGGGCCCGCGGGAGGTGGTGACGCGCGCCCTACCCGGCGGCGTGGAGTTCAGCTACACCGCTGGGGACGGGCTGCGCTGCCGGACGCTCGTGCAGGCCTCCCCCACCCCAAGTTGGGACGGTCAGGCGCTCATCTGGGAGATCGAAGGGAACACGGACATTCAGGTCAGCGTCTTCCCCCTTCAGGGAGACGAGGAGCCCACCCCCGGCGACCCAGAGGCCCTTGCCCGCGAGTACGCGGCCCTGCGCCCGCCCGTCACGCTGCCCAACCCTCTCGACGCGCAGATCGTGGAACGAAGCGTGCAGGACCTCCGCAGCCTGAGCTTCCACACCGACTTCGGCCCCTTCCCGGCGGCGGGCCTGCCGTGGTTCGTGGCCCCCTTCGGACGCGACAGCCTGATCATCGCCCTCCTCGTGCACGAGCAGCACCCCGACCTCGCCGTGACGGTCGCCCGCTTCCTGGCCGCGCAGCAGGGGAGGAAACACGACCCCGTGACGCTGGAGGAGCCCGGCAAGATCATGCACGAGCAGCGGGTGGGCGAACTCACCCGGCTGGGCCGCACGCCGCACCGCCCCTACTACGCGACCGCCGACGCCACGCCCCTCTTCGTGTGGCTGGTGGGCGAACTCAGCCAGAAACGGCCCGACCTCGCCCGTGAGCTGCGCCCGAACTGGGAGGCCGCGCTGGAGTGGCTCACCACCCTGGGCGACCCGGACGGCGACGGCCTGATCGAGTACACCCCCGACCCGAACGGCATCACGAACGCGGTGTGGAAGGACAGCGGCGACTCGACCTTTACAGAAGACGGGGTGGACGTGAGCGGGCACGTCGCCGTGATCGAGGTGCAGGGGTACGCCTACGCCGCCTACCTCGCCGCCGCGCGGATGTACCGCGAGCTGGGCGAGCCGGAAAGAGCGGCGGAGTGGGAGGAGCGGGCCCAGACCCTGCGCGAGACCTTCCAGCGCGCCTTCTGGTGGCCCGAGCGCGGCTCCTACGTCCACGGCCTGAACGGGGACAAGCGGCCCCTGCGGGTACTCGTCTCCAACCCGGCCCACACGCTCTGGACGGGAATTATCCCCCCCGAGTACGCCGAGCAGGTCGCCCGCACCGCTCTGGGGGAAGAGCTCTGGAGCGGCTGGGGCATCCGCACACTGGGGGTGAACGAGCCCCGTTACAACCCGGTCTCCTACCACAACGGCAGCGTGTGGCCGCACGACACGGCGGTCGCGGCGCTGGGGATGGCGCGCTACGGCCTGCACGCCCAGGCCCGGCAGGTGACCCGGGCGCTGTTCGACGCGGCCCGCTGGGCGCCCGATCACCGCCTGAGCGAGCTGTTCGCGGGCTTTCCCCGGGAGGACGGGCCGCCCGTCCCCTATCCCGCCGCCTGCCACCCGCAGGGTTGGGACGCGGCGATTCCCCTCGCGCTCGCGCACCTGCTCGCCGAGCCCGTGGAGCGGGAGGCGGCGGGCGTGACGGTCCTTTAA
- a CDS encoding carbohydrate ABC transporter permease, whose translation MTTSTVPSPPARFGSAQEQDRWLARRRWARVGWLYLFMLVMSLFFVGPFLLGTVSSFKDNPNEYPPRLIIPQLTPRYIATAYNLGVQGGADGWNGGLVPGRSVSFDVSVRSPADAPQDPPTVSLFPYQPQSLVALAKQAQARDYAQVRTVQTGGAGEVRSYRTTVTYPPLTRQQGEIVRAKIGPSDPDLTAFLPNGERVRVTLDTPEAQQRQFDLSETQLVELVRANGTYSLRGPVIQRTPLQVDVQRGQSIVGSTLPPSDRQNFDRSFAYRNVTPGILGYTFNNYRRAFNETTDPQSGRSLFLRWVGNSFLYALLRVVAAIVFCSLAGYALARLNFPGKGLIFILGVLFVQMVPAQVNLVSNYVLLRDLGLLNLWGLWLQGLVAAGGVFLMKQFFEGMPRELEESASIDGAGPFTTFWRVMLPQAGPALIALAITQFQGAWNDFFWPVVLLRENTNFTLTVGLSSFRQAYGGQGDYGLILAGAVLSAIPVIIVFVVFQRYFVDTGADSAVKG comes from the coding sequence ATGACCACCTCGACCGTTCCGTCTCCGCCTGCCCGGTTCGGGTCGGCCCAGGAGCAGGACCGCTGGCTGGCGCGGCGCCGCTGGGCGCGGGTGGGCTGGCTGTACCTGTTCATGCTGGTGATGAGCCTGTTCTTCGTCGGGCCCTTCCTGCTGGGGACGGTCAGCAGCTTCAAGGACAACCCCAACGAGTACCCGCCCCGCTTGATCATCCCGCAGCTCACGCCGCGTTACATCGCCACCGCGTACAACCTGGGCGTGCAGGGCGGCGCGGACGGCTGGAACGGGGGGTTGGTGCCGGGCCGCTCGGTGAGTTTCGACGTGTCGGTGCGCTCTCCCGCCGATGCGCCACAAGACCCGCCCACCGTCTCGCTCTTCCCGTACCAGCCGCAGAGCCTCGTCGCGCTCGCCAAGCAGGCGCAGGCCCGCGACTACGCGCAGGTCAGGACCGTGCAGACGGGCGGGGCGGGCGAGGTCCGCTCCTACCGCACGACCGTCACCTACCCGCCCCTCACCCGGCAGCAGGGTGAGATCGTCCGCGCTAAGATCGGCCCCTCGGACCCCGACCTGACCGCCTTCCTGCCGAATGGCGAGCGGGTCAGGGTCACGCTCGACACCCCCGAGGCGCAGCAACGTCAGTTCGACCTCAGCGAGACGCAACTGGTCGAACTCGTGCGGGCGAACGGCACCTACTCCCTGCGGGGCCCGGTGATCCAGCGCACGCCGCTTCAGGTGGACGTGCAGCGCGGGCAGAGCATCGTGGGGAGCACGCTGCCGCCCAGCGACCGGCAGAACTTCGACCGCTCCTTCGCGTACCGCAACGTCACCCCCGGCATCCTGGGGTACACCTTCAACAACTACCGCCGGGCCTTCAACGAGACGACCGACCCGCAGAGTGGCCGCAGCCTCTTCCTGCGCTGGGTGGGCAATTCCTTCCTGTACGCCCTGCTGCGGGTCGTGGCGGCCATCGTGTTCTGCTCGCTCGCCGGGTACGCGCTCGCCCGCCTGAACTTTCCCGGCAAGGGCCTGATCTTCATCCTGGGCGTGCTGTTCGTGCAGATGGTGCCCGCGCAGGTCAACCTGGTGAGCAACTACGTGCTGCTGCGGGACCTGGGGCTGCTCAACCTCTGGGGCCTGTGGCTTCAGGGGCTGGTGGCGGCGGGCGGCGTCTTCCTGATGAAGCAGTTCTTCGAGGGAATGCCGCGCGAGCTGGAGGAATCGGCCTCCATCGACGGGGCGGGGCCCTTCACGACCTTCTGGCGGGTGATGCTGCCGCAGGCGGGCCCGGCGCTGATCGCGCTGGCGATCACCCAGTTCCAGGGGGCGTGGAACGACTTCTTCTGGCCGGTGGTGCTGCTGCGCGAGAACACCAACTTCACCCTGACGGTGGGCCTCTCCAGCTTCCGGCAGGCCTACGGCGGGCAGGGCGACTACGGGCTGATCCTGGCGGGCGCGGTGCTGAGCGCCATTCCGGTCATCATCGTGTTCGTCGTCTTCCAGCGTTACTTCGTGGACACCGGGGCCGACAGCGCCGTCAAGGGGTAA
- a CDS encoding carbohydrate ABC transporter permease, with translation MFRKGQTATAFLFLAPFLITILVFFFYAFARAIYYSFTDFNLFNDARVIGIKPYLDVLGDSLFQRALANTLVFSILVTVLQTVGSLLMAVALNNKIKGQSFFRSAWYMPSITSSVVITLIFLWLFQRRGVVNYLITQWLTYLPLILTFLGVMIAVQVAQVLFERSRKLPAKWFDPALAAMSALIALAVTLGLNVLGVVGARDVQPYDFQYFSDSWLSIGGVRVLSMPLLVVVIMNTFTTIPTLMLFFLAGLQNIPAALYEAADIDGATPAQKLLRVTVPMLRPVTFYVVTISLIGTMQMFDQVAVIGSAAPQETLITLAYYVYTNTFKSGAAPVNMAAAAAIILALIILLMVFLQRRFFVAPEAQ, from the coding sequence ATGTTCCGAAAAGGTCAGACCGCCACCGCGTTCCTGTTCCTGGCGCCGTTTCTGATCACCATCCTGGTGTTCTTCTTCTACGCCTTCGCCCGGGCGATCTATTACTCCTTCACCGACTTCAACCTGTTCAACGACGCCCGAGTGATTGGCATAAAACCGTACCTGGACGTGCTGGGCGACTCGCTCTTCCAGCGGGCGCTGGCGAACACGCTGGTGTTCTCCATCCTGGTGACGGTGCTGCAAACGGTCGGCTCGCTCCTGATGGCCGTGGCCCTGAACAACAAGATCAAGGGGCAGTCGTTCTTCCGTTCGGCGTGGTACATGCCCAGCATCACGAGTTCGGTGGTCATCACCCTGATCTTCCTGTGGCTGTTTCAGCGGCGCGGCGTGGTCAATTACCTGATCACCCAGTGGCTGACGTACCTGCCGCTGATCCTGACCTTCCTGGGCGTGATGATCGCCGTGCAGGTCGCGCAGGTGCTGTTCGAGCGGTCGCGCAAGCTGCCCGCGAAGTGGTTTGACCCGGCGCTGGCGGCGATGAGCGCGCTGATCGCCCTGGCCGTCACCCTGGGCCTGAACGTGCTGGGCGTCGTCGGGGCCCGCGACGTGCAGCCCTACGACTTCCAGTACTTCTCGGACTCGTGGCTCAGCATCGGGGGCGTGCGGGTGCTGAGTATGCCGCTCCTCGTCGTCGTCATCATGAACACCTTCACGACCATTCCGACGCTCATGCTGTTTTTCCTGGCGGGTCTCCAGAACATCCCCGCCGCGCTGTACGAGGCCGCCGACATCGACGGGGCGACGCCCGCCCAGAAGCTGCTGCGGGTGACGGTCCCTATGCTGCGCCCGGTGACCTTTTACGTGGTGACCATCAGCCTGATCGGGACCATGCAGATGTTCGACCAGGTGGCGGTGATCGGGAGCGCGGCGCCCCAGGAGACGCTGATCACGCTGGCGTATTACGTGTACACCAACACCTTCAAGTCGGGGGCCGCGCCCGTGAACATGGCGGCGGCGGCGGCGATCATCCTGGCACTGATCATCCTGCTGATGGTCTTTCTCCAGCGCAGATTCTTCGTGGCCCCGGAGGCGCAATGA